In Deltaproteobacteria bacterium, a genomic segment contains:
- a CDS encoding elongation factor G codes for MSNDISLIRNIGISAHIDSGKTTLTERILFYTGRIHQMHEVRGKDDVGATMDSMDLERERGITIQSAATYCDWAGYQINIIDTPGHVDFTIEVERSLRVLDGAILVLCGVAGVQSQSMTVDRQMRRYNVPRVAFINKLDRSGANAFRVTEQLREKLKHNAVMMQIPIGAEDRLEGVIDLVKMKAFYFEGDAGVDVVEKAIPADYEKPAAEAREKMLDAVSMFSEELMEAILEGEPTEAQIVAAVREGTLSLELTPVFMGSAYKNKGVQKLLDAVTLYLPAPNEVKNKGVDLDHDEAEIEIETDPDKPLVALAFKLDDGRYGQLTYIRVYQGTIEKGSTIVNARTKRRHKVGRLVRMHADKMEDIERSTCGDIVALFGIDCASGDTFTAQGYNVAMSSMFVPKPVISLAIKPKDNKMSDNLGKALARFMREDPTFRSSVDEDSNETIIAGMGELHLDVYVERMKREYNCEVETGAPRVAYRECISRRADYTYTHKKQTGGSGQYAKVGGYIEPIPGSDEFQFVNEVRGGAIPTEYIPACEKGFASALAKGDLIGAPVLGVKVVLNDGQSHAVDSSDLAFQVAARSAFREAYAAAKPVILEPIMKLEVEGPSDFQGAYMKVIMQRRGIVVGSNDLDGFSQVEAEVPLAEMFGFATDLRSCSQGKAEFTLEFAKYAAVPGEIQKKLIEEYQASSVSKRR; via the coding sequence ATGTCCAACGACATCTCGCTCATCCGCAACATCGGCATCAGTGCCCACATCGACTCGGGCAAGACCACCCTGACCGAGCGGATCCTTTTCTACACCGGCCGAATCCACCAGATGCACGAGGTCCGGGGCAAGGACGACGTCGGGGCGACCATGGACTCGATGGACCTCGAGCGCGAGCGCGGCATCACGATCCAGTCCGCCGCGACCTACTGTGACTGGGCCGGCTACCAGATCAACATCATCGACACGCCCGGCCACGTCGATTTCACGATCGAGGTCGAGCGCAGCCTGCGCGTGCTCGACGGCGCGATCCTGGTGCTCTGCGGCGTCGCAGGCGTGCAGTCGCAGTCGATGACGGTCGACCGCCAGATGCGCCGCTACAACGTTCCGCGCGTGGCGTTCATCAACAAGCTCGACCGCTCCGGCGCCAACGCCTTCCGCGTCACCGAGCAGCTGCGCGAGAAGCTGAAGCACAACGCCGTGATGATGCAGATCCCGATCGGCGCCGAGGACCGCCTCGAAGGCGTGATCGACCTGGTCAAGATGAAGGCGTTCTACTTCGAGGGCGACGCCGGCGTGGACGTGGTCGAGAAGGCGATCCCCGCCGACTACGAGAAGCCCGCCGCCGAGGCGCGCGAGAAGATGCTCGACGCGGTCTCGATGTTCTCCGAAGAGCTGATGGAGGCGATCCTCGAGGGCGAGCCGACCGAGGCGCAGATCGTCGCGGCGGTGCGCGAGGGCACGCTCTCGCTCGAGCTCACGCCGGTGTTCATGGGCTCGGCCTACAAGAACAAGGGCGTGCAGAAGCTTCTCGACGCCGTGACGCTGTACCTGCCCGCGCCCAACGAGGTCAAGAACAAGGGCGTCGATCTCGACCACGACGAGGCCGAGATCGAGATCGAGACCGATCCCGACAAGCCGCTGGTCGCGCTCGCGTTCAAGCTCGACGACGGCCGCTACGGCCAGCTGACCTACATCCGCGTGTACCAGGGCACGATCGAGAAGGGCTCCACGATCGTGAACGCGCGCACCAAGCGGCGCCACAAGGTCGGCCGGCTGGTGCGCATGCACGCCGACAAGATGGAGGACATCGAGCGCTCGACCTGCGGCGACATCGTTGCGCTCTTCGGCATCGACTGCGCCTCGGGCGATACCTTCACCGCGCAGGGCTACAACGTGGCGATGTCGAGCATGTTCGTGCCCAAGCCCGTCATCTCGCTCGCGATCAAGCCCAAGGACAACAAGATGAGCGACAACCTCGGCAAGGCGCTGGCGCGCTTCATGCGCGAGGACCCCACCTTCCGCAGCTCGGTCGACGAGGACTCCAACGAGACGATCATCGCCGGAATGGGCGAGCTGCACCTCGACGTCTACGTCGAGCGGATGAAGCGCGAGTACAACTGCGAGGTCGAGACCGGCGCGCCGCGCGTGGCCTACCGCGAGTGCATCTCGCGCCGCGCGGACTACACCTACACGCACAAGAAGCAGACCGGCGGCTCGGGCCAGTACGCGAAGGTCGGCGGCTACATCGAGCCGATCCCCGGCTCGGACGAGTTCCAGTTCGTGAACGAGGTGCGCGGCGGCGCGATCCCGACCGAGTACATCCCGGCCTGCGAGAAGGGCTTCGCCTCGGCGCTCGCCAAGGGCGACCTGATCGGCGCGCCGGTTCTCGGCGTGAAGGTCGTGCTGAACGACGGCCAGTCGCACGCGGTCGATTCCTCGGATCTCGCCTTCCAGGTCGCCGCGCGCTCCGCGTTCCGGGAGGCGTACGCGGCGGCGAAGCCCGTGATCCTGGAGCCGATCATGAAGCTCGAGGTCGAAGGCCCCAGCGACTTCCAGGGCGCCTACATGAAGGTGATCATGCAGCGCCGCGGCATCGTGGTCGGCTCGAACGACCTCGACGGCTTCAGCCAGGTCGAGGCCGAGGTTCCGCTCGCGGAGATGTTCGGCTTCGCCACCGATCTTCGCTCCTGCAGCCAGGGCAAGGCCGAGTTCACGCTCGAGT
- a CDS encoding STAS domain-containing protein, with translation MVSQTPDEQVRLEPKLWTCLREGVSLAQLSQDALAGVIVGIVALPLAIAFAIASGVKPEQGLYTAIVAGFLISLLGGSRVQIGGPTGAFIVIVYGVVQKHGYDGLAVATLMAGALMVAMGFARLGSAIKFVPYPVTVGFTTGIALIIALAQMRDFFGLSMQSVPAETFEKLRAYAEHAASWSPTATAISLGTVFLLLYWPRIGSRIPGPLVAIVVTTALVALFDLPVETIGDRFGHVPATLPSPRVPSFDLGMARELLPSAFAIAMLGAIESLLSAVVADGMIGGRHRSNMELVAQGIANLASPLFLGIPATGALARTATNVKNGGRTPIAGIVHTLTLLVIVLAAGPLAERIPICALAGILLVVAYNMSEWRMFVRLFRSPRSDVLVLLSTFVITVAVDLIVALQVGIVLSSFLFMHRVSSLSQAGFITSVMREGENPADPGAIARRQVPDGVEVFEVYGSFFFGAASKFRDALRGVERKPKVLIVRLREVLSIDATGLRALEDLADKTRRDGTTLVLSGIHAQPLIVLERSGLLDSIGADNVFEDIDSALERARALVAR, from the coding sequence GTGGTCAGCCAGACGCCGGACGAACAGGTCCGGCTCGAACCGAAGCTCTGGACCTGCCTCCGCGAGGGCGTGTCGCTCGCGCAGCTCTCGCAGGACGCACTGGCCGGAGTGATCGTCGGCATCGTCGCCCTGCCGCTGGCGATCGCGTTCGCGATTGCCTCGGGCGTGAAGCCCGAGCAGGGCCTGTACACGGCGATCGTCGCGGGATTCCTGATCTCGCTGCTCGGCGGCAGCCGGGTGCAGATCGGCGGCCCGACCGGCGCGTTCATCGTGATCGTCTACGGCGTAGTGCAGAAGCACGGCTACGACGGGCTGGCGGTCGCGACGCTGATGGCCGGCGCGCTGATGGTCGCGATGGGCTTCGCGCGGCTGGGCAGCGCGATCAAGTTCGTGCCCTACCCTGTGACGGTCGGCTTCACCACCGGGATCGCGCTGATCATCGCGCTCGCGCAGATGCGCGACTTCTTCGGGCTCTCGATGCAGAGCGTGCCCGCGGAGACGTTCGAGAAGCTGCGCGCGTACGCCGAGCACGCCGCGAGCTGGAGTCCGACCGCGACTGCGATCTCGCTGGGCACGGTCTTCCTGCTGCTCTACTGGCCGCGCATCGGCTCGCGCATTCCCGGGCCGCTGGTCGCGATCGTGGTGACGACCGCTCTCGTCGCTCTCTTCGACCTGCCGGTGGAGACGATCGGCGATCGCTTCGGGCATGTGCCCGCCACGCTGCCCTCGCCCCGCGTGCCGAGCTTCGATCTGGGCATGGCGCGCGAGCTGCTGCCTTCCGCCTTCGCGATCGCGATGCTGGGCGCGATCGAGTCGCTGCTCTCCGCCGTCGTGGCCGACGGCATGATCGGCGGCCGGCACCGCTCGAACATGGAGCTGGTGGCGCAGGGGATCGCGAATCTCGCCTCGCCGCTCTTCCTCGGCATTCCCGCGACGGGGGCGCTGGCGCGCACCGCCACCAACGTGAAGAACGGCGGGCGCACGCCGATCGCCGGCATCGTCCACACCCTCACGTTGCTCGTGATCGTGCTGGCGGCCGGTCCGCTGGCGGAGCGCATCCCCATCTGCGCGCTGGCGGGAATCCTGCTGGTGGTCGCCTACAACATGAGCGAGTGGCGAATGTTCGTGCGGCTGTTCCGCAGCCCGCGCAGCGACGTGCTGGTGCTTCTGTCGACCTTCGTCATCACGGTCGCGGTCGACCTGATCGTGGCCCTGCAGGTGGGCATCGTCCTGTCGAGCTTCCTGTTCATGCACCGCGTCTCGAGCCTGTCGCAGGCCGGCTTCATCACCAGCGTGATGCGCGAGGGCGAGAACCCCGCCGACCCGGGCGCGATCGCGCGCCGCCAGGTGCCGGACGGCGTCGAGGTCTTCGAGGTGTACGGGAGCTTCTTCTTCGGCGCCGCGAGCAAGTTCCGCGACGCGCTGCGCGGCGTGGAGCGCAAGCCGAAGGTTCTGATCGTGCGCCTGCGCGAGGTGCTCTCGATCGACGCCACCGGCCTGCGCGCGCTCGAGGACCTGGCCGACAAGACCCGCCGGGACGGCACCACGCTCGTCCTCTCGGGGATCCACGCGCAACCGCTGATCGTGCTCGAGCGCTCGGGGCTACTCGACTCGATCGGCGCCGACAACGTCTTCGAGGACATCGACTCCGCGCTGGAGCGCGCCCGAGCGCTGGTCGCGCGCTAG